The following coding sequences are from one Nilaparvata lugens isolate BPH chromosome 4, ASM1435652v1, whole genome shotgun sequence window:
- the LOC111058111 gene encoding uncharacterized protein LOC111058111, whose protein sequence is MGAPHRMALIFNFLFVMCFIVLKVSSLYEEVAGPYDLALTRISECDKKGPHSLLSNVKVGKFNRSHLVYNGVLDFGTDLDDTIQVRVLASNKGTNGRYNNVIDAQYKICDLVRTFAMDIFLSVYDHCNQTYMCPTKRLNCEMKNWVVDYNLRNIPALPYGDYRCDIIILKIQQFKKPELFSCLRTHGTVTPKMEIQPTTNQRAKKKQ, encoded by the exons ATGGGAGCTCCTCATAGAATGGCTTTGATATTCAATTTCTTATTCGTTATGTgctttattgttttgaaggTTTCTTCGTTATATGAAGAAGTTGCG GGACCGTATGACCTTGCTCTGACTCGAATAAGTGAGTGTGATAAGAAAGGTCCACACAGTCTTCTTTCCAATGTGAAAGTGGGAAAATTCAATAGATCACACCTTGTTTACAACGGAGTTTTGGATTTTGGAACCGACCTGGATGATACTATACAG GTACGAGTGCTAGCCTCCAACAAGGGCACGAATGGTCGTTACAACAATGTCATTGATGCCCAATACAAAATATGCGACTTGGTTCGAACATTTGCCATGGATATTTTTCTGAGCGTTTATGATCACTGCAATCAAACGTACATGTGCCCGACAAAACGC TTGAACTGCGAGATGAAAAACTGGGTTGTTGATTATAACTTGAGAAACATACCAGCTCTCCCCTATGGCGATTATAGATGTGACATCATAATCTTGAAAATTCAGCAATTCAAAAAGCCAGAACTATTCTCGTGTCTTAGAACTCATGGAACTGTTACACCAAAAATGGAAATACAACCGACAACCAACCAGCGAGCGAAGAAAAAGCAATGA